Proteins encoded within one genomic window of Brassica rapa cultivar Chiifu-401-42 chromosome A09, CAAS_Brap_v3.01, whole genome shotgun sequence:
- the LOC103838548 gene encoding cytochrome B5-like protein yields the protein MTFLPSEEEEDDDSCDRIASGFSTFSIVLNPSQAKKIERPSREEAIRRYPVDLTPKSYSKSEVAEHNKRDDCWIIIKDKVYDVTSYVEEHPGGDAILDHAGDDSTDGFFGPQSRISTSDNFARFKLRVSF from the exons ATGACTTTTCTGCCCTC agaagaagaagaagatgatgatagcTGTGATCGGATTGCTTCTGGGTTTTCTACTTTCAGCATTGTTCTCAATCCAAGCCAAGCGAAGAAGATCGAACGACCATCTAGAGAAGAAGCGATACGCCGATATCCTGTAGATTTAACGCCTAAAAGCTACAGCAAGAGCGAAGTCGCAGAGCATAACAAAAGAGACGATTGTTGGATCATAATCAAAGACAAAGTCTACGACGTTACTTCTTATGTGGAAGAGCATCCTGGTGGTGACGCCATTCTAGATCACGCTGGTGATGATTCTACTGATGGGTTTTTTGGACCGCAATCAAGGATTTCTACATCGGACAACTTCGCAA GGTTTAAGCTGAGAGTGAGCTTTTGA
- the LOC103838499 gene encoding uncharacterized protein LOC103838499 isoform X1 translates to MIPMDNYRVPSTSTTGLVYPANSSMTASSGFHFTVTSPSGLKHEPSLAVEWSVEEQYILEKGLAKFKDEPQVTKYVKIASTLPDKSVRDVAMRCKWMTQKRRKGEEHSASTKVSYRKVVDLPPKLNMFSTIPHQNSTYVMNHVCQSARIPFEGSSDAVMELLRQNAHAFSQISSNLSVSKPQDNISLFHLARNNISSILNDMKEMPGIISRMPPLPVSINNDLASRLMTSTRQPRSYIIPSSIHLKQEP, encoded by the exons ATGATTCCGATGGATAATTACCGCGTACCGAGCACCAGCACCACCGGTTTAGTATATCCGGCGAATTCGAGCATGACTGCTTCCTCAGGGTTCCATTTTACTGTAACTTCTCCGTCTGGACTCAAACATGAACCTTCTTTGGCTGTCGAGTGGTCTGTTGAGGAGCAGTATATATTAGAGAAAGGTCTCGCAAA ATTTAAAGATGAACCACaagttacaaaatatgtaaaGATCGCATCAACTCTACCAGATAAAAGTGTACGAGATGTAGCAATGAGGTGTAAATGGATGACG CAAAAACGGAGAAAAGGGGAAGAACACAGTGCCAGCACAAAGGTTAGCTATAGAAAG GTTGTGGATTTACCCCCAAAACTGAACATGTTCTCCACCATACCCCACCAAAATTCTACATACGTCATGAACCATGTGTGCCAGAGTGCACGCATACCTTTTGAAG GTTCAAGTGATGCGGTTATGGAGCTTCTACGGCAGAATGCTCATGCTTTCAGTCAAATTTCTTCAAACCTTTCTGTGTCCAAG CCACAAGATAACATCAGCCTATTTCATCTGGCAAGAAATAACATCAGTTCCATCCTGAATGA CATGAAGGAGATGCCTGGTATCATAAGCCGGATGCCACCACTGCCTGTTTCAATTAACAATGATCTTGCAAGCAGGCTAATGACGAGTACACGACAG CCGAGATCTTATATAATTCCTTCGAGCATCCATCTGAAGCAGGAACCATGA
- the LOC103838499 gene encoding uncharacterized protein LOC103838499 isoform X2 translates to MIPMDNYRVPSTSTTGLVYPANSSMTASSGFHFTVTSPSGLKHEPSLAVEWSVEEQYILEKGLAKFKDEPQVTKYVKIASTLPDKSVRDVAMRCKWMTQKRRKGEEHSASTKVSYRKVVDLPPKLNMFSTIPHQNSTYVMNHVCQSARIPFEGSSDAVMELLRQNAHAFSQISSNLSVSKPQDNISLFHLARNNISSILNDMKEMPGIISRMPPLPVSINNDLASRLMTSTRQEP, encoded by the exons ATGATTCCGATGGATAATTACCGCGTACCGAGCACCAGCACCACCGGTTTAGTATATCCGGCGAATTCGAGCATGACTGCTTCCTCAGGGTTCCATTTTACTGTAACTTCTCCGTCTGGACTCAAACATGAACCTTCTTTGGCTGTCGAGTGGTCTGTTGAGGAGCAGTATATATTAGAGAAAGGTCTCGCAAA ATTTAAAGATGAACCACaagttacaaaatatgtaaaGATCGCATCAACTCTACCAGATAAAAGTGTACGAGATGTAGCAATGAGGTGTAAATGGATGACG CAAAAACGGAGAAAAGGGGAAGAACACAGTGCCAGCACAAAGGTTAGCTATAGAAAG GTTGTGGATTTACCCCCAAAACTGAACATGTTCTCCACCATACCCCACCAAAATTCTACATACGTCATGAACCATGTGTGCCAGAGTGCACGCATACCTTTTGAAG GTTCAAGTGATGCGGTTATGGAGCTTCTACGGCAGAATGCTCATGCTTTCAGTCAAATTTCTTCAAACCTTTCTGTGTCCAAG CCACAAGATAACATCAGCCTATTTCATCTGGCAAGAAATAACATCAGTTCCATCCTGAATGA CATGAAGGAGATGCCTGGTATCATAAGCCGGATGCCACCACTGCCTGTTTCAATTAACAATGATCTTGCAAGCAGGCTAATGACGAGTACACGACAG GAACCATGA
- the LOC103838551 gene encoding LOW QUALITY PROTEIN: DNA damage-binding protein CMR1-like (The sequence of the model RefSeq protein was modified relative to this genomic sequence to represent the inferred CDS: substituted 1 base at 1 genomic stop codon): MATAYERKRLENISWNDAMMASLNVHAKASLLSASTKRSRDHSKSLKKQQKKKESEAPIVKRQSLRTRGLTPDSDGLPHGVSVSEGLPFPQYVSLRVLAPLPLDDGDVSHSQFVDTLSGITRKPNEETATVTENEDDDSFDLRSLCLEPHNVKCVGPERFLVVKFLPCEGVKLVAAGDKEGNVGFXNLDCQNEEEDGGVSLFKPHTYSVTSLVFQQNSFSKVITSSYDGLIRLMDVEKMVFDLVYSRDEYEPIHSLFQRPNDEQSLYFGAREGMFNVWDLRAGKSVFNWELHKYRIHTIDLNPQNPHLMATSSQDRTACLWDLRTMGAKKPKALATVDHAKAVYSAYFSPSGLSLATTRYLVLFLSSACFNTSLRVLFFPCSRDNYIGVLNGANFEDTSMIYHCNNTIRKISSFRYASASWSTDNKLFLDLFSILY; the protein is encoded by the exons ATGGCAACTGCGTACGAGCGCAAAAGACTAGAGAACATTAGCTGGAACGACGCAATGATGGCTTCTCTCAACGTCCACGCCAAAGCTTCTCTTCTCTCCGCCTCAACCAAACGCTCCCGAGACCACTCTAAATCACTCAAGaagcagcagaagaagaaggaatcCGAAGCCCCCATTGTAAAACGGCAGTCTCTACGCACCAGAGGCTTAACCCCAGATTCCGATGGCTTACCTCACGGTGTTTCAGTGTCTGAAGGTCTCCCTTTTCCCCAATACGTATCCCTTCGCGTGTTGGCTCCTCTGCCTTTAGATGATGGAGATGTCTCCCATTCTCAGTTCGTTGATACTCTTTCCGGTATTACCAGAAAGCCTAATGAAGAAACTGCAACTGTTACTGAGAATGAGGATGATGATAGTTTTGATCTTCGATCCTTGTGTTTAGAACCACATAATGTGAAATGCGTTGGGCCTGAGAGATTTCTGGTTGTAAAGTTCTTACCTTGTGAGGGTGTTAAGCTGGTTGCTGCAGGGGACAAGGAAGGGAACGTTGGGTTTTAGAATCTGGATTGTCAGAACGAGGAAGAGGATGGTGGTGTATCTCTCTTCAAGCCTCACACTTATTCAGTTACATCTCTTGTATTTCAACAAAACTCTTTCTCAAAG GTTATTACCAGCAGCTACGATGGTCTAATCAGGTTGATGGACGTTGAAAAAATGGTTTTTGATCTTGTTTATTCGCGGGACGAGTACGAGCCTATACACTCCCTCTTTCAGAGACCAAATGATGAGCAAAGCTTATACTTTGGTGCCAGAGAAGGGATGTTCAATGTATGGGATCTCCGAGCAGGGAAGTCAGTTTTCAACTGGGAGTTACATAAATACAGGATACACACTATTGACCTCAACCCACAGAACCCGCATCTCATGGCTACAAGCTCTCAAGATCGTACTGCTTGCCTTTGGGACTTAAGGACCATGGGAGCCAAGAAACCAAAAGCACTGGCGACTGTAGATCATGCCAAGGCTGTGTACTCTGCTTACTTCTCACCTTCTGGTCTCTCACTTGCAACTACAAGGTATCTTGTTTTGTTTCTCTCCTCAGCTTGTTTCAATACATCTCTGAGGGTTTTGTTTTTTCCTTGTAGCCGTGACAACTATATTGGTGTTCTAAATGGGGCTAACTTTGAGGATACTTCCATGATATATCACTGTAATAACACTATTCGTAAGATCTCCAGTTTCAGGTATGCTTCAGCATCTTGGAGTACTGATAATAAGTTATTTTTGGATCTCTTCAGCATCTTGTATTAA
- the LOC103838550 gene encoding uncharacterized protein LOC103838550, with translation MTKRRFDKVEHFDKDSGSDSSCFSSDSDPEEAEESEEEVSEEGDESPADVDDDEPPEEEEEHYILGCMIKCQPGYECRYCPFITCPNERTMRAHVSSREKQIIIGNKGKLGTDDNKVMMIQKCRLRRE, from the exons ATGACAAAGAGACGATTTGACAAGGTTGAGCATTTTGATAAAGACAGTGGATCAGACTCATCTTGCTTCTCTTCTGATTCTGATCCTGAGGAGGCAGAAGAATCCGAAGAGGAAGTTTCTGAGGAAGGAGATGAATCCCCAG ctgatgttgatgatgatgaaccaccggaagaggaggaagaacaCTATATTCTAGGCTGTATGATTAAATGCCAACCGGGTTACGAATGCAGATACTGTCCTTTCATCACTTGTCCGAATGAGAGGACCATGCGAGCACATGTCTCATCAAGG GAGAAGCAGATAATAATAGGGAATAAAGGAAAGCTCGGAACTGATGACAACAAAGTGATGATGATCCAGAAATGCCGTCTCAG GAGGGAGTAA
- the LOC103838502 gene encoding pheromone-processing carboxypeptidase KEX1-like, which yields MDPSHQRVEQSQVTLPRDDDNEGTESPDVIVGNCDMVVELGLGCGTVFIENIDSDVDDVNNLNDFDEPDDDDLEVHGITSMGSEIRLITIESGSDDDDDHENEREVWGIDLNDDDDVNDDDDDDDDVNVTIPLCWDSLQVEDRGVAAEEFHWEEVYGGGGLVDESEKSDGGRR from the coding sequence ATGGATCCGTCACACCAGCGTGTTGAGCAGTCTCAGGTAACTCTTCCTCGCGACGATGATAACGAAGGTACGGAGTCTCCTGATGTGATAGTAGGAAACTGCGACATGGTTGTTGAATTAGGATTGGGATGTGGAACCGTTTTTATTGAGAATATAGATAGTGATGTTGATGATGTTAACAACCTCAATGATTTTGATGAACCTGATGACGATGATCTTGAGGTTCACGGTATCACATCGATGGGAAGTGAGATTCGGTTGATTACAATCGAATCTggatctgatgatgatgatgatcatgagAATGAGAGGGAGGTGTGGGGGATTGAtttgaatgatgatgatgatgttaatgatgatgatgatgatgatgatgatgtgaaTGTGACTATACCTCTTTGTTGGGATTCACTCCAAGTAGAAGATCGTGGAGTAGCTGCTGAGGAGTTTCATTGGGAAGAAGtttatggtggtggtggtttaGTGGATGAAAGTGAGAAATCAGATGGAGGAAGACGATGA